A genomic stretch from Lathyrus oleraceus cultivar Zhongwan6 chromosome 2, CAAS_Psat_ZW6_1.0, whole genome shotgun sequence includes:
- the LOC127118131 gene encoding LOB domain-containing protein 21: MKGYEPRSSSSCAACKFLKRRCIPNCIFAPYFRSDECKKFAKVHKVFGASNVSKILIEVPEEQREETVNSLAYEADARLKDPVYGCIGAIAILQRKMVELQHDLAIAKDRLACCAAVAATAAATATTPSTSSNDLMNSNVSLPPFPEFFSCSDFNDNFSHSSSSQSFSRNETVDDFFQIPYIF; encoded by the coding sequence ATGAAAGGTTATGAACCAAGGTCAAGTTCCTCTTGTGCAGCCTGCAAGTTTCTGAAAAGAAGATGCATACCAAATTGTATATTCGCACCCTACTTTCGCTCCGACGAGTGCAAGAAATTCGCCAAAGTCCACAAAGTTTTCGGAGCAAGTAATGTGAGCAAGATTCTGATTGAAGTTCCGGAGGAACAGAGGGAAGAAACTGTGAATTCTTTGGCTTATGAAGCTGATGCTAGGCTTAAAGATCCTGTTTATGGATGCATAGGTGCTATAGCAATTTTGCAGAGGAAGATGGTTGAACTTCAACACGACCTCGCTATTGCGAAGGATCGCCTCGCTTGTTGCGCTGCTGTTGCTGCTACTGCTGCTGCTACTGCTACGACTCCGAGTACTTCTTCGAATGATTTGATGAATTCTAATGTCAGTTTGCCGCCTTTTCCTGAGTTTTTCTCTTGCAGTGATTTCAATGATAATTTTAGTCACAGTTCGTCGTCTCAGTCGTTTAGTCGAAACGAAACTGTGGATGATTTCTTCCAAATTCCTTATATATTTTGA